AGTCTCCATGATGGCCTTTGTCTGCCACATAGCCAGGGATGTTCTTCATCAGCTCCAAGGGAAAAGGGCACAAAATAAATCCGCTACAACGCACCCAGAACATTGCTTTCTTTGCGTTTTCCTGAACAAAGTGGAGGGGTTGCCCCAGTGCAATAGACAACTCAGAGGCCACGGCTTGAATGCAACATAATTTAATAAgtttaaagaagaaaaggagctGGCTGACagagagcaccaggagcagccactTCGATGGAGCTCCCATGTGGAGCTCTTtgcagtgctctgcagaggaaagACATGCTCTGCATGTCCACACTAGAGTGTCTGGGTAGAGAGGGacagaagaggagaggagagtaGAACAAGGAAGCCATGGTCCAAAGCTCTAAATACAATTGTCAGAAGCTCTATCTCCTGCCCAAAGGCATGGTTGGAAGTCTTGGGCGTTGTTGCCGGAAGACATGGCCAGCAGCTTTAGCAGGGACGGCATCTGCTGCCACCAAAGCAGTTGGTGATGCAGGAGATGTCAaagcccccagagctgatgggcactccctgagagctgaggatgctgccaacagcagcagaggtggaggatccCACGGCGGTGTTCTgtggagaggagctgaggatggcgccgggcagggtcaccagcacagcaggcgGCTCAATGACCACGtgggagctctggcactgcctgacacagcactcattgcagctgctggccagcgggcaggggccgcagggctggcagcaagggtcgcagggcttgcagcaggacatggcttgggctcacagatgcacctggcacagagggcagggagaagcaCAGAGTAAGGACACATGAGAAGCAGCAGTGCACCCAAACACCCTGCAGCCAAGGCACCTCCTGGCCcccactgcacagcccagctcaaaGCCCAGGAGCATCCTCAGCCAAGTCCCAGCCTCTCTCTGTCTGCACAAGAccttctctcccctgccctctcccagcacaagcagctcccaggccttggctctgacagc
The nucleotide sequence above comes from Passer domesticus isolate bPasDom1 unplaced genomic scaffold, bPasDom1.hap1 HAP1_SCAFFOLD_368, whole genome shotgun sequence. Encoded proteins:
- the LOC135292459 gene encoding feather keratin Cos2-2-like, yielding MSCCKPCDPCCQPCGPCPLASSCNECCVRQCQSSHVVIEPPAVLVTLPGAILSSSPQNTAVGSSTSAAVGSILSSQGVPISSGGFDISCITNCFGGSRCRPC